A region from the Benincasa hispida cultivar B227 chromosome 8, ASM972705v1, whole genome shotgun sequence genome encodes:
- the LOC120083880 gene encoding dof zinc finger protein DOF1.4-like, which translates to MLGNCEKMLLISSSPNQWPQMMKNNNHPTNLDHDHQKGLNLIGSSSGIIMDNNKQLPTSQDQKTQQKQQQQEQLRCPRCDSSNTKFCYYNNYSLSQPRHFCKACKRYWTRGGTLRNVPVGGGCRKNKRLKRPTTASATATITHSSSSPAPTAPDSTSSSSTSCNTNPLHNIFYGSTSDLNLPFSGYDHHHHLQTHLNALGLGFSSPNIDHRDFNLNGFNSSSLLSGYSSLFGNNNNNPSSNSTSISSLLASKFDPNLFGNLASSQPFDDHVMGSNGGNQLGLNVKDVKLEDGMQRLNWEDDDQQQNHQTDEIVAQSNDHNSLFGNNNWTSQNWHHDPPNLASSITSSLI; encoded by the exons ATGCTGGGAAACTGTGAGAAAATGCTTCTCATTTCTTCATCTCCTAACCAATGGCCTCAA ATGATGAAGAATAATAATCATCCAACCAATTTAGATCATGATCATCAAAAGGGTTTGAATCTTATAGGCTCATCTTCTGGAATAATAATGGACAACAACAAACAATTACCAACATCACAAGATCAAAAGACTcaacaaaaacaacaacaacaagaacaaCTCAGATGTCCTCGTTGTGATTCTTCCAACACCAAATTTTGTTACTACAACAACTACAGCTTGTCTCAGCCTCGCCACTTTTGCAAGGCTTGTAAGCGTTACTGGACTCGTGGCGGCACGTTGAGGAACGTCCCCGTCGGTGGTGGTTGTCGGAAAAACAAGCGTCTCAAAAGACCTACTACTGCCTCTGCCACCGCCACCATTACGCATTCCTCGTCGTCCCCCGCCCCGACCGCCCCGGATTCgacatcttcatcttcaacttccTGTAACACTAACCCACTTCATAATATCTTTTATGGCTCCACCTCTGATCTGAACCTTCCATTTTCCGGGTatgatcatcatcatcatcttcaaaCTCATTTAAATGCTCTTGGTTTAGGGTTTTCTTCTCCAAATATTGATCATAGGGACTTTAATCTTAATGGGTTCAATTCAAGTTCACTCCTTTCAGGCTATTCTAGTCTATTTggtaataacaacaataacccATCTTCTAATTCAACCTCTATTTCTTCGTTGCTTGCTTCTAAGTTTGATCCAAATCTTTTTGGAAACCTAGCTTCTTCTCAACCGTTTGATGATCATGTGATGGGATCTAACGGTGGAAATCAACTAGGGTTGAATGTGAAAGATGTGAAATTGGAAGATGGGATGCAGAGGTTAAATTGGGAGGATGATGATCAACAACAAAATCATCAGACAGATGAAATTGTTGCTCAATCTAATGATCATAATTCTCTTTTTGGTAATAATAATTGGACCTCTCAAAATTGGCATCATGATCCACCAAATCTTGCTTCTTCTATCACTTCTTCCCTCATCTAG